A region of the Apus apus isolate bApuApu2 chromosome 5, bApuApu2.pri.cur, whole genome shotgun sequence genome:
ttaacacaaaacaaatgcacaaaAGGTGCAACAAGAACAAAGCAGATTAATGCTTTGTACTTagtattttcttggtttttggGGTTATGTTAATTCCAAAGAAACATGTAGATCTTTGACTCATTGCTGTGTTACTTTTCTCTAGAAcacatttctgcctttttttggaGTCCTATGGTACTGTCTTTTCATGTTGCCTGTGGGAGCCCATTCTGCTGCCCTTCGGTTACAGCAGAACTAGACTATTTATTAGGAAGTTGTTGTGTTAATAGGCTCACCACACCTTGACTAAGGAATGCCTTGTAGTTACTCAGTTACTTTAAATCGCACTTAATTCAAGGTAGGTTGAGgtaaaatgcaaacagaagtATTAATTAATTACCTCTTAAATAGACAACACAATTACAAACATTTGGAAAAGATGTAAGtgaagaaatagaagaaaaagttCCTCTGATCTGCTGACATTGGATGTATCACaaaggtgtttttgttttggattttttttccccgcttttttatttccaggtgACTTGTCCCTCTTCTGACAAAATGGCTCTCagaatttcttttcctcctatTCCTCAGATTGCTCTTAGGTGATTTTCATCGTTGGAGACCTTGTGTTACACAGAACTTCATATTGGGATCTCCAGTCAGGAAGCATCTTTGGAAGAAGCCTTCAGATTTCACCATCAGGTAGCTTCTCCAAATCATCATGTTGACCTCATTTCCTGATGGACAGTTTTAGTTCTTAGAGCCAGTCTGCAACCCTTTATTATCTAAGGGCCCCAGACATTTAACCTCTCATCTCAGAGCTTATTCTGTCCCTCCTTAGGGTCTGACGGCTCTCCCAAATTAAATTAAGGATTCTTTTGCttccacaaacacacaaatgtATTAGAAAAGGAGTTTGACTTGCTCATAAAGAACTTATTCCCCTCAAGGAGGCAAATCTCTTTCATTTCCCTCTGGTGCTTCATTGACATGTTTCAACATGAAATGAAGACCTTATATTCTGTACCAGTAATTTAATTAACAAATACATATACATGATACAAGTATCTAAATAGGGTAAATTAAGTTAAAAGCCAAAGatcaacttttattttttcttgtagcCTTTACAATGGTCTTATGCAgccaagaaaatgcaaaaatattggCTAAATGCCATagtctgtaaaaataattcattcATTTGAATGAGTATTGCAACAGCTTAATGTAAACACAAGTGAACAAGCTAATATGTGTGACTACAGATTTCTCCATGAGTTTTAAAGGTTAGACATAGTGAACAATCATCCCTCTCTGATTCTCAGGTCATGCCTACACTAATTTAGTAATTAGTAGTTCTGTTAACTGTATGAGTTTGGAGATACTCTGGTAAAGATATGTGATATAATAGTCACCCATCAGCCCTGAAAGTCAGCAGCCCTGTGCGCAAGTACATTTTCAGCAGTTTAGCtagtgctgcctctgctgctgtcacagaacACACAGAAAACCAGTTTCCATTATGGCAGCTGGGGATTATGTACATCCAGCACAAATAACTTCCAGACTGGTCTTATTGTACCTTCgtcaaaacaacacaaaacaaaaagttaaagTTGCATCCTCAAGAAATCCAAGCAAGGATGTTTTCCTTGCTGGCAGGTTCAGTATGAAaaattgaaaagcagaaaatgaagacaatGTTGATATTTATGGGACAGAAATAGAATGTCTTGTTTGCCTGTAGTGATGGTTTTGCAGCATACGAACCTGGAGcatctccttttctttgttcttctgctgcttctagTGCTTCCTGCCATAGTGAACCATTCTGGAGGTCTtacactgcagcagcaacagcagcaaacatATATTCACTGCAGTGTCATTGGGAGAGAGAGAATGGGAGAATCCATCTCCTGATAGTAGTTAGGATTCTCTGCTGGAATGTGGGAGAGTTTCTCCTGCAGTGAATATTGATTTATTTGTACAAGATGGAAAGATTCAGGGCAAGAGATGGGAAGAATCTCATCCTGAAGCTTGCTGATAGGCCTGTTGCAGGTTACAGAAAACATGATACTCCCAGACTCCCAACTAGTATCGTTATTAAAAACATACACATCTCTGTAATCCTAAATGAGGTTATTGTTACACAACATGAAAGGACAGAGATTTTGCTTGGCAGGAGCACCACCTCTGAatgaggagaagggaggagtaTTTGCTCATACAATGTTCACTGTTCTGAGAAAGAGGGGAATTTTGTAATACTTTGAAATGGTCATATTATTTCTCTGTTTGGTTTAACAGTATAATTGTGGTGAGTCTTTTATATAGAAGAATTTTTACTTACTGGCAAAGTCTGTTTTTATAGGGCCTGAAAGGTCTTTCAGCTATCGTTACTGCAGTAAGAGAATACCATGTTATCTTTGTTATATCAGTCACACAAAGTCTAACTTGTATTGTCTTTCTTGtagacaggaaggcagaggtcCACTTTAGAGGTCACGTCATCCTTCTTCCTGTGAAAATAATATGAACCAGAAAGTGTTAGTTTTCCTTCtgccaaattttatttttgggaTATTTCTTTTTGGGTTGTTCTGtaagagacagaaaaacctAACAGGTGAGTAAAGAATTTATCGACAGAAAAACTTAATGTTTTCTAGAACCAGGGACACCTTTCCCAAATGTGTTAATAAGTAACTATGGAGCCTAAGTGATAAACAATACTATGAAAATATCCAAGACCCTGTCACTGCCATAGCTGTCTTAGCAATGTATGAGAGGAAGCGTGCTTCAAAAAACAGTCGACATTAGACATGTTAAAACATCAATCATGCTTAAAGCAATATTGCTCACATGTTAAACATTTTCAATTTCACAAATTTTTCACTAAGCAGGATAATTTTTTGCATGTTTGCCATGGGGGAGCCCAGTGCCAGTAAACAAAGAATTGTTTTTAGCATCTTCACTAGTTTTCATATGCAGGGAGATAAATTGGgtgccagaaaaaaatcaaataaaacgGGGAGACTTATATAAGTTTATTTCACACCTTGGTTGCAGGTATGTTTCCTAATCCCACTGAAGACTGGCTGGCAGTTCAAAATGATCGCAAAAGCACACTGGCTTCTTTCTGCCAGAAGAACAACCTTCTGAAATTAAGAAGCAAATTGGATTCTCGTGTTGCAAACCAGCTCTTTGTGGAGCACAAACATAAGTTTATCTACTGTGAGGTGCCCAAGGTAGGCTGCTCCAACTGGAAGagaactatttttcttctccaagcagACTTGAATGCAGAAGCTTCTGAAATTGACCATGACCACATCCACCAAACCTCACTGATCAAAAAGCTGGTGAGTTACCCTCCTGCCATGCAAAAGGAATTTCTGAACAATTACACCAAAGTGATGTTCACCAGACATCCCTTGGAACGGCTGGTTTCAGCTTACAGAGACAAACTTCTGCACTCTGAGCCATTCTACAGTATCACTGTCGCTAACAAGATCAGGGCAAtgttcaggaaaaacaaaaattcttctgaaaaagtGAGTTTCCAGGAGTTTGTCAACTTCATTATAGCAAAGCCGCCAAATGCTCTTGACATTCACTGGAGACCAATGTTTCTGCTCTGTGATCCTTGCAACATTCACTATGATATTCTGGGTAAGTACGAAACTCTTGGGTTAGATTCTGAGCATGTGCTGAAGGTCATTGGAGCACCAGAGAGCCTGCACTTCCCCAGCTTGAAGAGGTATGGCTCAGAGAAACGAACTAATGGTGATATCACCTTGGAGTATCTCAGGCAATTGAACTCCAAGCAAATTGAGAAGATAATAAAACTGTATCAAATGGATTTTTTCTTGTTCAACTACACTATGAAATACGAGGAATATTTTTCCCTGAACAACTAATGGAGGTTAAAGAAAGAACAGTTTCCTTTGTACAAAATGGCCTGAACTTGTCCTCACAGGTGTTTGATAGGTGGGTTGGTGACTGCTGCTAAGGTTTTACTGGTGTTTGGAGACACTGTTTATCATCCTAAGCACTCTTAGAACAGATCCCTGCCTTGAGCTGTTGTACTGTGCAGTACTTTGCCTATATGAAATTATTGTCTACCTGCTGATCATGAATGGCATATGTTTGTTTCATGAAGACTGTTTTATAAATGGTGGATTTTTGTCTGTTGGTAAGAAATAGGGGAAGGATGAAGAATGTTTTTCACaattggtatttttttataacatgatttagaaattttttattagaaaaagacaaacaaagcaataaatattttgctttagagTCAAACTACTCTGTTTACAAGACCCTCAGTCATGAATCCTGTAGGAAAGGAGCAAATAACTTCAGATGCTTGAAGGTGCAGTACACAGAACTTACTGCCTGATTTATATTCCTCTCTGGCAGTGCTCTCACCACAGCCCACCAGCTCATCACCCAGCAATCCAGCCAGGCTTTCCCTTATATCTCTTAAAAAACTTCTGATGAGCAGGTGTGGGGTTCATGGGAACTTTCCAAACTCTTTTCACCACCTTTGTGAGCATTATGGTCTAATTTAAGAGGGAAGGTCTgaaaaatttatctttttttttttttagagaagtAGTTAGAGATACCTTCTGTGCTGTACAGCTGGGGTGGTGCAGGATCTAAAATCTCAGTGGAAAGGTGACTCTTACCTATTCTCCAAAAGCACTTGGTATCCAGTCAACTGACTGGCCAGTCAGCACATCAGGGACAATGTTTGGGCTTCCCCCATTCTTCCCTGTTGGAGCTCATAAGCCCTTGGGACTTTCCTCACCATGCCACTTAGGTGGAGCTGGGTAACGTCAGGTGTTACCTTTGTTCTACCTGTTGCTTTCTCACCACATAGGCAATTGAGTGTAAATAAATTGTAGAATTACGGTGAGGGGAGCAACAAAGCATATGGGAGGAGCAACTCAATTATCCACTTATTATATTCCAAGGTGTCTTTAGTTTTAGACACCTGAGGGGTCTATATCTGCTACCATATTAAGTACGAGACTTGCCCCTTTTTTGAAAATCTATTGCCTAGTCacattgaaaattaatttgtgacCATACTAATTGTAGCAAGTTTTAGAAACTAATTGGGAGTATTAGCACTGCCCTTAGGGGATGTCAGACTCTCAGAAGCTAATTTGAAAATCTCTCAAATTAACTTGGTTCTTGTCAGCTGTATCTGCAAATGTACAAAGACTAGCAGGTCAGTCTTGGATCCAAAGTTGGCTCACAGGCTTGCAGCTTCTCAGTACATACAAAAGGACAAGATCTGACTGCAGCCATCAATCTCTATTGCAATTTTTGCAGCAGCATGGccaaggaaaagggaagacTGGGAACAGTATATGCAATGAGATTTGAGTCGTGAGGATTGTGAGAAGAGATCCCAGTGCAGGGAGTGGGATGCAGGGGTGGTATACCCCAGAGGAGAAATGCAGAGATATATTGGACATCAGCTGGAGACACTGATGAGACCATGGTGAcagaaggaggcagaggaagaagcTCTCAGCAACCCTCCATGACAGCAGATGGTACACAAAGCCAGGACTACTGTTCAGTACATCTGGCAGCTCTTGAATAGCTGACTGTTCCATAAATGGGGTAGCTTTGGCACAGGGAGAGATCTAAAGTGAGAAGACCaagcaaggaaagcaaaacatttttttttaaaaaagagcttGTGATTGTGTGCAGACTGATTCATGGTTCTGGATCTtacccccccccaccaccaTAATTGGTGTCCCCACAGTCCTACTTGTACCCTGACACAGAATTGCTCATGCTGCCCTGGCAACCCGATAGTTcacaccatttttattttttttttactttttaattgtTCTGAGACAGAGGAAGCTGGAAATAACTCCCAACGAGGTTAAGGCTGAGCAAAGCGAtgcagtttctctctctttcctgaaTCAAAGCCATCTCCAGCTATGTGCTTCTCCTACTGCCAGATCATGCAGAGGAAAAGGgaatatgatttttttcatagcttACTTCTACATTGATACAACACTCCAGAGATATAAGCTTCAGCAAAGGTAGTTTAATTTTCTGGCACCATCAGCCAGCCTAGGAAAACTCTGAAGAAATAATACTGATGGAGTTTGATACATCTTTGCCATcagctctgtttctttctgttcagTGTGAGTGtcttttgggattttttatCTCTTTCAGACAGGACCACATattcttcagtgaaagaaaacgGGTGGCTAATTTATTCCTCACAAGCACTAGCCAGTAGCAGAAGGCTGTCTGTTGATGCAGAAACATCTCTGTCAATACTCACAATGGACTTCCAGATTTGATATTTGCCTGTAGGAAACTGTAAGTAGCTCATTGCCCAGAACTACTGGCTGCTGTAATGCTGTTCAGCTGGTGtctcaacaaaaaaacccactgaggACACGTGTGTATATGTGTGCACATATAACAACAGTTTTAGGAAGCAGTGTCATACAAAACCTGTGTAAGTTGTGCATTTAAGTTGTGCGTTACCGACGCTAACAAAACGATGATAGGTTGGTAcctcttggaaaataaaaaagtagacATTACTTATAAAGGATCTTGTAACATTCCCTTGCAAGCATCTTTTAATACTCAACCCAATttattgcattttcatttctgtgagcTTGAGAATACTTCCTAACACACTTCATCCCGTCCAAGATCTGCTGTGCACTGGCACAGAAATACACGAGAGCTCTGCAATATCTATCAGAGTTAATGAAAACAATGGCAACTTACTATATGTTGTAAAAAGCTTTCACAGCTTGTGAAGATGGGCATAGAAGTTGCTCTGATTTTGGCTGCAatacagttaattttcttcctaatagctgGTATAGTGCTGTTGTGGATTTAGTGTAAGAACCATGTTGATATCACACTGATGTTTTAGTTGTTACTAAGTAGTGCTGACACCAGTTGGCCCTGGACCCTTTTCCCAAATCAGCTCTGCCACGAGAGACTTTCAGACACAGCAGTGACCACTAAAATCAGgttttgtatataattgtatattgTTCATTATTATCCCATGTGTTACTATCCCCTCCCTGTTCTAGTTTAAACTTCCAACCTCGAAGTATCTCTTgttattccccttttatcttcctctgggaggatggagggggAGTTGGAGGCAATTCTATTCTCTGGGTTTTGCTTTGTCCTGACCACTTAAAGGAGACAAAAGGGCTTACTGTTATTTCagtaatataataaaatttgcTGAAGGCTCTGGACTTTGTCCCAGACAGCCCACACGAACTGCAAGACACCTGTAAACTTCCTCTTGATGGCCTTGGAGAGAGATTTTCTGTACTGTGTTCCCTACAAGTGTACTGTCCAGAACAAAGGCTCTAAGCTGAGCTGGCCTCCCTCCGGcctctgcctggagaagaaCCCCCCGTGGAGCCTTTTTTCTTTGGGTGCTAACTCTGGGTGATGTTTTCCTGGGAGGAAGGTGGGTACTTGTAATTGGGAGCAGGGGTGGAGGTCTTGGGGCTTGGGCCCCAGGGTGGATTCAAAGGGGTAGAAGGTGCCATAATTGATCTTCTGATTTATTGTTATATGCCTGTGATATGACCATTGCTATGTTTCACTCGTAATTGCCATAATAAACTGTAGTGAGTTAACACATTATTTTGTTCATCCTTCTCAATAacacctgtttaaaaaaaaaaaaaaaagactcagaGCTGTTCCATCAAATGGTAACATGGACCACACTTTACTAGGCAGTGATAAATAAAAAGCCATTTGGCTCTGCTTTGGTACATTAATATAAAGCTGCCTCACAGGACTTTTAAAGAATTAACAAATACTACTGAGTGtttcagtttggagaaaagatGAAGCTAagcaagggaaggaagagaaacaaaaaatcttgCAAAGTTGAGCTTGAAGCTTTCTTACAAATCTATCAGCAGTGAGGAAATAAGAGGATTTTCCCATTCTCACGGCTATCCTCACACACATCCTTTCAAGACAGGTATGCACAAACCTGACATCATTCTTTCTTTGTTAAAGTATAGCAGATCTGATAGCTCATCAGTGTATGTCAGCAATGGAGACTATGTCACCAGCTGTTCCTTGAAGTAGACGCTTCCTCCACTTTAAAGTGATGATTCTGCCCATAAGCAGTCCCAAATTTTCACAGTTTTGTATGTGAATCTTAACAGTTACACTATGATCAGTGGTTTCTTGTTCAGAGAACTTCCCAAAGCAGGACAGCTGTGAATAGAATAAAAATTGTCCACAGAAGAACATGAACATGAACAATGAAACTTAAGAGAGTTTGCTGCTCCATGAAGTGTCCTCTGAccaaggggaagaagaggaagccCTGTCTGTGCAAGTCATTGCATATCAAACAAACTGCAGCTCTCACAGCTCACAGCTAGAAAGTGTTCCTATTTCTGTATTCAGACTGTTAATAAGTCAAAAGCTTTTAGCCCTACAATCTCCAGTTTTCTTGGTTtgtctgttctggtttgagccaggatgaagcaaattttccttttactgctaGAGGTAgaacaagaacaagaaaagaaaaatgggacAGGACAAGAAAAAGAGTAATGGTGTATGGTTGTGGTGTAGGCCTGGCATGATTTCTCTCTGTCATGGCACTTACAGAGTGCCACTTACATGGCacttcttttctcccttccaaAATTGCATGCTAGGTCATGCTTGAACATAATAATAatcaaaaaatatattaaagtatATAACCTACATAAATTAATGTAAACCAAATACAATCAAAACAGGCAGAGAATTTACTTGATAGGAGTGTCTGAAAATTCAGGAAGTCCTCTTGGAAGTTTTCACCAGGTATGGAATGTAGCAGTTACAATGCTGCTTCCAGtaagaactatttttaaagaaagaagttGGAGTGATCATAAATCTCAGACCATATACTGAGACTAAAAATCCAGTGAATCAGCAGGTCAAAAACGAGTGACACATCACAGGAACAGGTCTGTGAATAGGAACTGGGTCAACACTGTTGCAGCACTACCCATGTGTGCCTGATCTTTGCTCAGCGTTACTAGAACACTTTTCTTTCTACCTCCAGTTTCCGTCTTGTAGCTTTTTCTGGAGATGTAACAAAGCTTAACAAGATGAAAAGGCTTTCTCAGAAAGTTCCATCAACTCACCCTGTAGAGACATTGTTAATGAGATTACACAATACTCATGGTGTTCCACCAAAGGTGAAACATTTCAGCCATTATTGGAGCTCAGAGAAGAGCTTAGCACGAGTACCCCTAGCCTGGCAGACATACTCCAGtttataattctatgatttagcAGAAGTATGGGGAAAGCTTTTTACCTACAAATCTATCACTACTATCCTGACTCCCACCTCACTTGATTGCCTTGTCCCTCCTTTTTTCAGGTTCAATGGGTAAGCAAGAAAGCTAATTCTGGGATCGTTGACATCAAGTCTCATAGGCCTCTGTTAGttacaaaccaaaacacacaggaTAGCCTCTCATGACGGGCTGTTGTTCTCTGCAGGGTTAAACATGTTTACTCCCAGAGATTTGTTAAGACTTGTCCCCAAGGGTGCCTACATGGTAAAGAAGCCCCTTGAGACTTCTAGCTGTTGATAAGCGTAGTAAAGTAGAGTGATGATGCTGGGAGAGGATCCACCTGACATCTGAACATTAAACAATTGATTTTGGGACCATTCTGTTCCAGAAAGACAGCACAGGTAAGAAACAAAAAcgagaaaaataaatcaaatcaaTATGAGCAAATTATCCTGAAGATTGTTGGTATTCAGTAACTGAGTCATATTTTTTTGGTATTCAGTAACTAAGTCATACATTTTGGTCATTGTTTATTAAATTCCTATCTGGAATGCTAAGATTATGGATTTGGCTCTTTTGGAGTCTTGCTGCACAGCAGCTAGTGCTATACTAGAGTCCTTTaggttttgtaattttaaacacttttgtTTCTAGTAATATTCTTTGTTGCTGTGCAGAGCCAGACACTCACTTAGCTATATACTATGTCAGAACTTGGATTTGTTCCCCAAGTTCCTGTTGCTGTGGTTTACACACAATGGGACTCTCAGGAGTACCCTGTCTCACTGCTGCACGCTGACTGTGTGCTGCGTGTTAGGCGTTTGTTACAGCCTCTGCCAAGGCTTTCCATTTTACtcaggttttggggtttttgttcgTATTTGAAACAGATTTGGACCTCACATTCTGCAGACTACAGGTTTAGGAGTTGATGAGAATATTTGGTCATTATAAAATTGCAATAATGTACATAAAAATAGCTCTGAAACAGTTGTTTTAACTGCTTGTTTAATATATATAAACTGTTACATAAATTCTTCATACTGATTTAATAAGTCTTGCAGCTTTAGTGAAGACTGTGTATTGCAATTCCTGTTTggtttgctttacttttttcctaatttgtGTTCTAATAAGCCATGGATTTTGtgagtttagaaagcaaaggtGTAATCAGGTCCAGGGCCCGTAACTTGAACACACACAACACCCTGCAGTAACTACTAAGTTTATCACTGAAGAAGGTGTCAATATTGATCATCATGATCTTGTGGTGTTTGAAGGCTAAACTAGGTAAATCAGTACACCAATGAATATTTCCTGCTCACTCCCTCAGGATAAGGCATAGCCAATGTGTGCTTCTCTATCTGAAAGCAAGGAAGAGATGTGCTGTTCAGTTACTTGTTATATTTTCCAGGGCTGTAGTGCAGTGCTTCATGTTGCTATCTGACTGTGGAGGCTTCCAGGGGATATTCCTCCAGGGTAGGAGACACATAGACTCTGAAAAGCATGGCAAGACTTTTTGATACAGGTATACATTAGCAAACTGATTTGAGTATTTACACAGCATTACATCAACCTGCCAGAGGAGTGAACATGACTTATGTTACTGCTATATATGTGGAGTGCTTCCCATTTGAATTAAGGCTAAAGGGGACTGTAGatcaacatttttcatttccagggATAATGTTCTATTCTGAAAAGTAGGATTTGGTTGCTGTGGCTGTTGAGATTTGGGAATATCACAGTCCTTTATCTTTGGGACAGGTCTGTCTTGTGCATACTGACCAGCAAGCATGCCTCATGGGCCATGAGCTCAGGATTGTCCAGCCTGGGGATTTCAAGTGGTCATCGCAGGAGATAATACAGATCTTGGTAAGTACCACAGCAGTAATTCAAGTATCTATGAGAGTACAGTACCAAAATATTTGTCCTCAGTGGTACAGATGAGATGAGAATAACTGCACTTTTGACCTTTAATGCTTACCTAGTAAGTACAACAGTGATGTTTTCCCATCTTGTAGAAATGAAGAACTAGCAGAGGTCTTCATAATGCCTTGCACCTGGAAGAGCAGAATTGCAAATTCCAAGTTGAATTCTCTCACTGAAGTGTGCAAGAACCTTTGGGACACAAGTGAGAGCAAGAAATTAGCTGTTTGGAACAAGAAGCCTGAGGACTTCAGCCCCACACTGCTGCACCTTGAAGTGAGGCTGTTTTTAATACTGAACCATCGTACTCTATCCAAACATCCCATGGACTAAAGACATACAAGCTTTTGAACCTTGAGCTGTTCAAACTCTCCAGACTCATAAGGCCAGACTTTTGGacagctggggttttttttgtttgtttgtggtttgttttttttttttgtcttttggcaGGTAGCACCCCTGGAAATGAGATTTAAACGCCTTATGTCTTTGAAGCCACTAAGCAATTATTCATCCAAGTTCATACGGGGCCATCTGGTGGTGAAATAGAGTTACCGTAGAGAGGTTTGAAGTCTTGCTTCTCAAGACTCATGGCTCTtatttctctgcctctgcttctctccccctctccctctgATTATCTCCCTCTTCACCTCGAATAAGAATTCAGTTTCAACTTGGCCACTAGAACCTTTCTTGTCCCAGTAGTTGGTTCATCAGTTTGCCACAAGCCTTCCTCCCTAACTTGCTAAGATTTGTAGAGTGTCCagcttcagatactggaaattACCTTGTGCTATTCCAGCAACCTTCTTGGGTTTGTGTTGCATGTAGCTTCTCCCAT
Encoded here:
- the LOC127385595 gene encoding carbohydrate sulfotransferase 9-like — protein: MNQKVLVFLLPNFIFGIFLFGLFCKRQKNLTGMFPNPTEDWLAVQNDRKSTLASFCQKNNLLKLRSKLDSRVANQLFVEHKHKFIYCEVPKVGCSNWKRTIFLLQADLNAEASEIDHDHIHQTSLIKKLVSYPPAMQKEFLNNYTKVMFTRHPLERLVSAYRDKLLHSEPFYSITVANKIRAMFRKNKNSSEKVSFQEFVNFIIAKPPNALDIHWRPMFLLCDPCNIHYDILGKYETLGLDSEHVLKVIGAPESLHFPSLKRYGSEKRTNGDITLEYLRQLNSKQIEKIIKLYQMDFFLFNYTMKYEEYFSLNN